The following are encoded in a window of Lactobacillus intestinalis genomic DNA:
- the dnaJ gene encoding molecular chaperone DnaJ, producing the protein MLAQDYYKTLGVDRNASDQEISKAYRKLAKKYHPDLNHEPGAEEKYKEVNEAYEVLHDKQKRAQYDQFGSAGVNGQGGFGGAGQGAYGGQGFGGFSDFGDIFNDFFGGASQQRQVDPTAPQRGQDLDYTLTIDFMDAIKGKKTQVSYTRSETCETCGGNGCEKGTHPITCDKCHGTGYMTVTQQSLLGMIRRQTVCDKCQGRGVIIEHPCNTCHGKGTVDKTNTIEVDIPAGIDNGQQLRYEGQGEAGKNGGPYGDLYISYRIKPSKEFERRGNTIYTTIPISFAQATLGDEIKVKTVHGDVDLKIPAGTQPNKKFTIKGEGVPYLRGNGNGDQITTVEVKIPKHVNEKQKEALVDFVKASGESITPQGKGFFERLKDKLNGD; encoded by the coding sequence GCGAGCGACCAAGAGATTAGTAAAGCATATCGTAAATTAGCTAAAAAGTATCACCCAGATTTGAATCATGAGCCAGGAGCCGAAGAAAAGTATAAAGAAGTTAATGAAGCTTATGAAGTACTTCATGATAAGCAAAAGCGTGCCCAGTATGATCAATTTGGATCTGCTGGTGTAAACGGTCAAGGCGGCTTTGGCGGTGCTGGTCAAGGTGCATATGGCGGCCAAGGCTTTGGTGGGTTTAGTGATTTTGGTGATATCTTTAACGATTTCTTTGGTGGAGCTAGCCAACAAAGACAAGTAGATCCAACTGCTCCTCAACGTGGTCAAGACCTGGATTATACTTTAACTATTGATTTCATGGATGCGATTAAAGGTAAAAAGACTCAAGTTAGTTATACCCGTAGCGAAACTTGTGAAACTTGTGGTGGAAACGGCTGTGAAAAGGGTACTCATCCAATTACTTGTGATAAGTGTCATGGTACGGGTTATATGACTGTTACTCAACAATCACTGCTTGGCATGATTCGTCGTCAAACAGTTTGTGACAAGTGCCAAGGTCGCGGCGTAATTATTGAACATCCATGTAACACTTGCCATGGTAAGGGAACTGTTGATAAGACTAATACGATTGAAGTTGATATTCCAGCTGGTATTGATAATGGTCAACAACTTCGTTATGAAGGTCAAGGTGAAGCTGGTAAAAATGGTGGACCTTACGGAGACTTGTACATTAGTTATCGTATTAAGCCATCTAAAGAATTTGAAAGACGTGGTAATACAATCTATACCACTATTCCAATTTCATTTGCGCAAGCAACTTTGGGTGATGAAATTAAGGTTAAGACTGTGCATGGGGATGTAGATTTAAAGATTCCAGCAGGTACTCAACCTAATAAGAAATTTACCATTAAGGGTGAAGGAGTTCCTTATCTTAGAGGAAATGGCAATGGTGATCAAATTACCACTGTTGAAGTTAAGATTCCAAAACATGTCAATGAAAAGCAAAAAGAAGCTTTAGTTGACTTTGTAAAGGCTAGTGGGGAATCTATTACTCCTCAAGGAAAAGGCTTCTTTGAAAGACTTAAAGATAAGCTGAATGGTGATTAG
- the lepA gene encoding translation elongation factor 4: MDLEKLKDYQKHIRNFSIVAHIDHGKSTIADRILELTDTVSERQLKNQMLDDMPLERQRGITIKMNSVEVKYHAKDGEDYIFHLIDTPGHVDFSYEVSRSLAACEGALLVVDASQGVQAQTLANTYLAIDDDLEILPVINKIDLPSADPDNAKEEIEEMLGLDASDAVEVSGKTGQGIAEMLEKIVTDIPAPTGDLQAPLKALIFDSKYDDYRGVVLSVRIEDGTVKPGDQIQIMNTGKTYEVTEVGVSSPHPVKKDILVAGDVGYLTANIKSVRETRVGDTITDANNPTAEPLPGYRQIPPMVYSGMYPVDNRDYDDLKEALQKLQLNDAALEFEPETSTALGFGFRCGFLGLLHMDVVQERLEQEFGLDLIMTAPSVDYHAIMNDGTTKVIDNPSDLPDAGEYKEVQEPYVKAEIMVPNDFVGPVMELCQRKRGEFVTMDYLDKYRVNVIYNMPLAEIIFDFFDDLKSSTKGYASLDYEITGYRATDLVKIDILLNKEPIDALSFIAHRSEAQDRARQMTSMLKKLIPRQNFEVDIQGAIGAKIISRATIKPYRKDVTWKIHTGDPDRRAKLLEKQKRGKKRMKAVGRVEVPQDAFMAVLKMNDDDIKGK; the protein is encoded by the coding sequence ATGGATTTAGAAAAATTAAAAGACTATCAAAAACATATTCGTAACTTTTCAATTGTTGCCCATATTGATCATGGTAAGTCAACAATTGCCGATAGAATTTTGGAATTAACCGATACGGTTTCGGAAAGACAATTAAAAAATCAAATGCTTGATGATATGCCACTGGAACGTCAACGTGGAATTACAATCAAGATGAACTCAGTTGAAGTTAAATATCATGCAAAAGATGGAGAAGATTATATTTTCCACTTAATTGATACACCAGGACACGTGGACTTTTCCTATGAAGTTTCTCGATCTTTGGCTGCTTGTGAAGGGGCACTTTTAGTTGTTGATGCTTCACAAGGTGTGCAAGCTCAGACTTTGGCTAATACTTATTTGGCTATTGATGACGATTTGGAAATTTTACCGGTTATTAATAAGATCGATTTACCATCTGCGGATCCGGATAATGCTAAAGAGGAAATTGAAGAAATGCTGGGCTTAGATGCTTCTGATGCAGTTGAAGTTTCAGGGAAAACTGGCCAAGGAATTGCTGAAATGCTTGAAAAAATTGTTACTGATATTCCAGCTCCTACAGGCGATTTGCAAGCTCCGCTTAAAGCTTTGATTTTTGACTCAAAATATGATGATTATCGAGGGGTAGTTTTATCAGTTAGAATTGAGGATGGAACGGTTAAGCCTGGTGATCAGATTCAAATTATGAATACTGGTAAAACATATGAAGTAACTGAAGTCGGTGTTTCCAGTCCCCATCCCGTTAAAAAAGATATTTTAGTAGCGGGGGATGTAGGTTATTTAACGGCTAATATAAAATCAGTTCGTGAAACTCGAGTAGGTGATACGATTACTGATGCCAATAATCCAACAGCAGAACCACTTCCAGGCTATCGTCAAATTCCACCAATGGTTTACTCAGGTATGTATCCGGTTGATAATCGCGACTATGATGATTTAAAGGAAGCTCTTCAAAAATTGCAATTAAATGATGCGGCTTTGGAATTTGAGCCTGAAACTTCTACTGCTTTAGGTTTTGGATTCCGTTGTGGCTTCTTAGGATTGCTTCACATGGATGTTGTGCAGGAACGCCTAGAGCAAGAATTTGGTCTGGATTTGATTATGACGGCACCGAGTGTTGACTACCATGCAATTATGAATGATGGGACAACTAAGGTGATTGATAATCCATCCGATTTGCCAGATGCTGGTGAATATAAAGAAGTACAAGAACCTTATGTTAAAGCTGAAATTATGGTCCCAAATGATTTTGTCGGTCCTGTAATGGAGCTTTGTCAACGTAAGCGTGGTGAATTTGTCACGATGGATTATCTTGATAAGTATCGTGTAAATGTCATTTATAATATGCCGTTAGCTGAAATTATTTTTGACTTTTTTGATGATTTAAAATCTTCAACTAAGGGTTATGCCTCACTTGATTATGAAATTACCGGTTATCGGGCAACTGATTTAGTTAAGATTGATATCTTACTTAACAAGGAACCGATTGATGCCTTGAGTTTTATTGCTCATAGAAGTGAAGCCCAGGATCGTGCTCGTCAAATGACATCAATGCTTAAAAAGCTTATCCCAAGACAAAACTTTGAAGTGGATATTCAAGGTGCTATTGGAGCTAAGATTATTTCTCGTGCCACTATTAAGCCATATCGTAAAGACGTTACTTGGAAGATTCACACTGGTGACCCAGATAGACGTGCTAAGCTTCTTGAAAAGCAGAAGCGTGGAAAGAAGCGGATGAAGGCTGTGGGCCGAGTAGAAGTGCCACAAGATGCCTTTATGGCTGTTCTTAAGATGAATGATGATGACATTAAGGGGAAGTAG
- a CDS encoding class A sortase, which translates to MAENKKKRNVGQILLRIAAIILLIVGLILIFNRQIRNQMVRQNQSKALGSLTAEKIEKNQKKKGMYDFSKVKEIDFAQVTRSQVKNNSDAIGAMAIPDINMYLPVMLGLSDDAMSTGGGTMRDGEVMGQGNFALAGHYMTSKGVLFSPLEDSKKGQLIYLTNLKKIFVYKIYMKKKVNPYAVWLVNNTKKPIVTLITCADGGVNRWAVRGNLIKTEQATNKNLQVFKLK; encoded by the coding sequence ATGGCTGAAAATAAGAAGAAGCGAAATGTTGGTCAAATTCTTTTAAGAATTGCAGCCATCATTCTGTTAATTGTTGGTTTAATTCTCATCTTTAATCGACAAATTCGGAATCAAATGGTGCGACAAAATCAATCTAAAGCACTAGGTTCATTAACTGCTGAAAAGATTGAAAAAAACCAAAAAAAGAAAGGGATGTATGACTTTAGCAAAGTTAAAGAAATTGACTTCGCCCAAGTTACACGTTCTCAAGTTAAAAATAATTCTGATGCCATTGGAGCAATGGCTATTCCTGATATAAACATGTATTTACCAGTCATGCTTGGATTGTCAGATGATGCAATGTCAACTGGCGGAGGAACCATGCGTGATGGAGAAGTGATGGGTCAAGGTAACTTTGCTTTAGCAGGTCACTATATGACTTCTAAAGGAGTGCTTTTTTCACCGCTAGAAGATTCAAAAAAAGGTCAATTAATTTATTTGACTAATTTAAAGAAGATTTTTGTTTATAAAATCTATATGAAAAAGAAAGTTAATCCATACGCTGTCTGGCTAGTTAACAACACTAAAAAGCCAATTGTAACTTTAATTACGTGTGCTGATGGTGGAGTTAATCGCTGGGCTGTACGAGGAAATTTGATTAAGACTGAACAGGCAACGAATAAGAATTTACAGGTGTTTAAACTTAAATAA